TGAACATCTGTCTGACCTccttgctgtttctttctttccccttggcCAGGGTTCTAGCCTGCTCTAGCCCCGTGATGGCTGTGGACATTGCGTGCAGGTACAGCTGCATGGCCCCCTCCTTGCGCAGAGAGCGGTTTGCCTTCCAGATCTCCCCGAAGCCAAGCAAACCCCTGAGGCCTTGTATTCAGCTGAGTGGCAAGAATGAAGCCAGTGGGACGGTGGCCCCGACTGTCCAGGAGAAGAAGGTGAAGAAGCGGGTGTCCTTTGCAGACAACCAAGGGCTGGCCCTGACAATGGTCAAAGTGTTCTCTGAGTTTGATGACCCGTTAGATATTCCACTGAACATCACCGAGCTCCTGGACAGCATTGTGAGTCTGACAACAGCGGAGAGCGAGAGCTTTGTGCTGGATTTCTCGCAGCCCTCTGCAGACTACCTGGACTTCAGAAATCGGCTTCGGACCGACCACGTCTGCCTGGAGAACTGCGTCTTGAAGGACAGAGCCATTGCAGGCACGGTGAAGGTGCAGAACCTCGCATTCGAGAAGACGGTGAAAGTCAGAATGACATTCGACACCTGGAAGAGCTTCACAGACTTTCCCTGTTGGTACGTGAAGGACACGTACGCAGGTTCAGACAAGGACACGTTCTCCTTTGAAATCAGCTTGCCTGAAAAAATTCAGTCTTATGAGAGGATGGAGTTTGCCGTGTGCTATGAGTGCAAAGGACAGACGTACTGGGACAGCAATAAGGGCAAAAACTATAGGATCATCCGGGCAGAGTTGAAATCCACCCAGGGAACAGCCCAGCCACCAAATGGACCAGATTTTGGAATAGCCTTTGACCAGTTTGGAAGCCCTCGGTGTTCCTATGGTCTGTTTCCAGAGTGGCCTAGTTATTTAGGATACGAGAAGCTCGGGCCCTACTATTAGTGACGGCCTGGGATGGAGCCGGGCTGAGTGGGTGCAGCCGAGCCGAGCTGCATCACCCCAGGATGGGGATGGAAGCCCAGAGAAAAGCTGAACTGCCATCAGGCACAGTTTTCGAAAAGAAAGGATCCTAGTCACTTTTTTTCTTCAAGCAGCCAAGCcagccaggcttagatcacagaACCGGGTCACACTCAGAGGAGATGGGTGTGCGGTCTGTTTGGCACCCACATGGTGGCAATGAGGGTCTGAGCAGGATGGTGCTGGAAACAGTCTGGACAGGACCCAGGCCTGCAGGCAGCGCTGGCCAGGCCGCAGGACGGTGGCTCAGTGACGAGGAGCCCCTCTCCCCTCGGGTGTGGGAAGTCAGTCCCCTGGAAAGCCCCCGGCCCCCTCTTCTTGCGGTCTTCCCCGCCCACCCAGGGCCTCCCCGCCTGTTGCAGCTGCCCCGTGTCTACGTGGGCTTCACACTTTATCTCTGTGCGTTTGATTTTCTTCTGCAGTTCAGGAAAAGATAATAAAGGCAGATCAGCTCATGACGGAGACAGGCATTTCCTTTTTCTGACCCCCACTTAGATATCCCAGCAGGGGACGACACACCAGCTATGAAAAGTCAACCGGCTCCTGTGCGGTGTCACCACCCATGGCAGGCTGATGCCAGGCAGGACAGTGGGACACTTTTAGCTCCTCAGGAGTGGGACACTTTTAGCTCCTCCTCTTGGCGCTGGGGGGAGCTTTCTAAGCACTCACTCTCACCCTGAGTCACCCGAGGGCTCAATTACAAGACTTGCTGTAACTTGCCAAGCTGGTTTGCGCGTGTGTCTTTCTTCACAGAAGGATTTTAGGATCTCTTTTCCTGGAGAGTCATCTTTTACGCTGTGCTCAGGACGTTTGGATTTGCAGATTAAGTGTATCCTCGGCACCTTCAGGAAGTGCTTGGTTGTATTTTGACTGTGATTTACAACATCCACGTTGTAAACAGCACCTTACAAGCCCCCACAGACTTTGATTTGGTTGTTCTTACCTATGGTGTGTGGGTACGTAAAGGGATAGGGGAGAAGAACCTCACCGAGTTCTCAGATGTCGTTTTCGCTGTTTGCCAACTCTGAAATATCAGAGATTATTTGTTCTTAACCACATTGGACTAAAGCATTAAAAGTCTGTTGGTTCATACTGTTGTGAGACTCCTGGGACTTTCCTTGTCAGATGGAAACCAAACCCTGTGATATTTCTTGGGCAAAATTGGTTGGTCCTTGGgggtgtttaaaaatatttttacatgtgtATTTGTAGAAGGTTGGGgcctttttctgttctgtttttgtttggggAGCTTAGCTAAATGactgcctcatttttcttttgcctgacCTTACTGAAGTGAGGTCTTcctcagggaggaaggaagagggatgCCCCACTACCTGGATTTGGGGGCACAGCTCCTGGACTCTGCAAGCAAAGAGTCTTCTTTCGCTTGCATTATCCAGATCAGTTggaagagacctcccagcttctGTGGCTTTGTAAATTAGCATCAGGCAGGTCTGGAGTGTCTTGGCTCCTAGAGTTTTGTggttgggttttttcttttttgaactttaaaaagttttgactttttaaatgctCTTCAGTGGTGTTCCACGGAGTTCTTGTTCCTAAAACTGGCTGTGACTAGTCTGCAAtctactgctttattttttatgtctctTCCCAGCTGGGCAGCACTGGGGGTTACATGATAATTTATGGGACAATCACATTTTTTACTTTATGCTGACATTGGGCAGAACTGGGTTTTATCTAAGCATGTCTTACATCAAGTACACAGACAGTACTCCCTGTGTTACAAATCTGGTGATCAGAGCTGTTATATAATAGTGTAAATCTACACCATGGGAAGCAAAACTGATCTTATATAGGTcatgaatttattttgctttaggaagtccccaccctcctcctccagttTATGAAGTGTACAGGTGTACTGTCCTTTCCCTATTAACAGACCAAAGGTATCAAGATCCTTCTCTGTTCGTAAGAAAAATGCCTCAAGTGACTTCTGTATGGTTTTCAGTAATAAGGATCTTAAGGCATTCCCGTGTCAGAATTTGAAATGTGGTAATTCAATTGTGATAAGTATGTCTCTTAAAACACCATAAACgctcccccacccctctttccTCCCAGCGGACCCCTGCTTTCCAGCCAGGGGCACTGCTTGCAAGCCCTCTGCTGGTGCACCTGGGTTGCTCACCCCACCAGGCAAGTCCTCACCCGCTGGCAAAGACCCTTCTCTGACGAAAGCAAGTGCCCGCCCGAGTTCCCCGTCAGCACCGTCATGCAGTGAGGTTGCAGCGTCTGAAAAATGGTCTCCTCTTTACCAATCAGTCTGTCTCCTTTTGGGGCGGTTCTGTCCCAGGAAATCAACAGACGGCCTCAGGACCTGCTCCTCCTATGGGCCTTCCCCTTGTTCGTAGCTCACCGGCAGTAGACAGGTGACACACTGCAGAAAGTGACcggtttcgtttttttttttttctcacttgcaAGGTCATAATGTCAccattttaattaagaaaaacagcttttttttcttccactggaAATAGCTTGAAACTCAATTGATAATTCTTACAACTGGTACTAAACaaaggggggggaaaaaaaaaccaatcagaACTGATAACAGGTCAACAGCAGACAAAGAGCAGGGAGAAAGGGAATTTTCCATGCAA
Above is a genomic segment from Physeter macrocephalus isolate SW-GA unplaced genomic scaffold, ASM283717v5 random_716, whole genome shotgun sequence containing:
- the PPP1R3B gene encoding protein phosphatase 1 regulatory subunit 3B isoform X4, whose protein sequence is MRLPAKGADLSPGPRSCRRRRCPCHPGADAAAGWRLRTSGLMSCTRLEILILIASPTSSISPLELSNQNIDLPWVLACSSPVMAVDIACRYSCMAPSLRRERFAFQISPKPSKPLRPCIQLSGKNEASGTVAPTVQEKKVKKRVSFADNQGLALTMVKVFSEFDDPLDIPLNITELLDSIVSLTTAESESFVLDFSQPSADYLDFRNRLRTDHVCLENCVLKDRAIAGTVKVQNLAFEKTVKVRMTFDTWKSFTDFPCWYVKDTYAGSDKDTFSFEISLPEKIQSYERMEFAVCYECKGQTYWDSNKGKNYRIIRAELKSTQGTAQPPNGPDFGIAFDQFGSPRCSYGLFPEWPSYLGYEKLGPYY
- the PPP1R3B gene encoding protein phosphatase 1 regulatory subunit 3B isoform X2, with translation MRLPAKGADLSPGPRSCRRRRCPCHPGADAAAGWRLRTSGLMSCTRVLACSSPVMAVDIACRYSCMAPSLRRERFAFQISPKPSKPLRPCIQLSGKNEASGTVAPTVQEKKVKKRVSFADNQGLALTMVKVFSEFDDPLDIPLNITELLDSIVSLTTAESESFVLDFSQPSADYLDFRNRLRTDHVCLENCVLKDRAIAGTVKVQNLAFEKTVKVRMTFDTWKSFTDFPCWYVKDTYAGSDKDTFSFEISLPEKIQSYERMEFAVCYECKGQTYWDSNKGKNYRIIRAELKSTQGTAQPPNGPDFGIAFDQFGSPRCSYGLFPEWPSYLGYEKLGPYY
- the PPP1R3B gene encoding protein phosphatase 1 regulatory subunit 3B isoform X1 — protein: MQNYLCSVFAWRVRVCPLLTRNTEIYPWCMSSLSWGKTDLLGIYLEAKVLRIRTGLSNTYSQSRDPVLQRTGIQVPCHAVPAQLCVHISFWFFSQTNLGDSHSLAWAWERAERPKSLSLRGALRVLACSSPVMAVDIACRYSCMAPSLRRERFAFQISPKPSKPLRPCIQLSGKNEASGTVAPTVQEKKVKKRVSFADNQGLALTMVKVFSEFDDPLDIPLNITELLDSIVSLTTAESESFVLDFSQPSADYLDFRNRLRTDHVCLENCVLKDRAIAGTVKVQNLAFEKTVKVRMTFDTWKSFTDFPCWYVKDTYAGSDKDTFSFEISLPEKIQSYERMEFAVCYECKGQTYWDSNKGKNYRIIRAELKSTQGTAQPPNGPDFGIAFDQFGSPRCSYGLFPEWPSYLGYEKLGPYY
- the PPP1R3B gene encoding protein phosphatase 1 regulatory subunit 3B isoform X3, with amino-acid sequence MAVDIACRYSCMAPSLRRERFAFQISPKPSKPLRPCIQLSGKNEASGTVAPTVQEKKVKKRVSFADNQGLALTMVKVFSEFDDPLDIPLNITELLDSIVSLTTAESESFVLDFSQPSADYLDFRNRLRTDHVCLENCVLKDRAIAGTVKVQNLAFEKTVKVRMTFDTWKSFTDFPCWYVKDTYAGSDKDTFSFEISLPEKIQSYERMEFAVCYECKGQTYWDSNKGKNYRIIRAELKSTQGTAQPPNGPDFGIAFDQFGSPRCSYGLFPEWPSYLGYEKLGPYY